One Ignavibacteriales bacterium genomic region harbors:
- a CDS encoding cysteine desulfurase: MIKTPIYLDNNSTTQIDPRVLEVMLPYLQDRFGNSSSNHSFGWMAKSAVENSRDIISNFLKVSSKDIYFTSGATESINLVHLGLTENVNPSEWHIITSNIEHSATSESLNYLSRKGFDVTVLAVEKSGIVDPAKISEAITVNTKFISLIFANNEIGTVNDIKTIGNICKEKNILFHVDATQAVGKLKFDLSEINLDFMSFTAHKLYGPKGIGALYINSKNPMTKLTPRLFGGAQEGVIKPGTLNVPAIVGFGKAIEICDEELNKDFDHTLDLKDRFYKHIISNLDGISINGSMKQRLPNNLNLCINDVRADKLMLELRELAFSNSSACASGSSKPSRILKAIGLTDEQALSSVRFGFGRLNTKEEIDYASQKVVEAINKLRALKKTKSQNYKQTVIS, from the coding sequence ATGATAAAAACACCTATTTATTTAGATAACAATTCCACAACTCAGATTGATCCAAGAGTCTTGGAAGTTATGCTTCCCTATTTACAGGATCGATTTGGAAACTCCTCTAGCAATCATAGTTTTGGTTGGATGGCAAAAAGCGCTGTAGAAAATTCCAGGGACATAATATCTAATTTTCTAAAAGTCTCTTCAAAGGATATTTATTTTACCAGTGGTGCAACTGAGTCTATAAATCTTGTTCACCTTGGTTTAACTGAAAATGTTAATCCATCTGAATGGCATATAATTACATCAAACATTGAGCACAGCGCAACTAGTGAATCGCTTAATTATTTATCACGCAAGGGCTTTGATGTTACTGTTTTGGCCGTTGAAAAATCTGGAATTGTTGATCCTGCTAAAATTTCAGAAGCAATTACAGTTAATACTAAATTTATTTCACTCATATTTGCAAATAATGAAATCGGAACTGTTAACGACATTAAAACTATTGGGAATATCTGTAAAGAAAAAAATATTCTTTTTCATGTTGATGCAACCCAAGCAGTAGGAAAGCTAAAGTTTGATCTATCCGAAATAAATTTAGATTTTATGTCTTTTACAGCGCATAAACTTTACGGACCTAAAGGGATAGGAGCGCTTTATATCAATTCTAAGAATCCAATGACAAAATTGACTCCAAGATTATTCGGGGGCGCGCAGGAAGGTGTTATAAAACCGGGAACTTTAAATGTTCCTGCAATTGTTGGATTTGGAAAAGCAATCGAAATTTGCGATGAAGAGTTGAATAAAGATTTTGATCATACTTTAGACTTAAAAGATAGATTTTATAAACACATCATTTCAAATCTTGATGGTATATCTATCAACGGATCTATGAAACAAAGACTACCTAATAATTTGAATTTATGTATTAATGATGTTCGTGCAGATAAACTTATGCTTGAATTAAGAGAGTTAGCTTTTTCAAATTCTTCAGCTTGTGCGTCTGGTTCATCAAAACCAAGCAGAATACTTAAAGCAATTGGTTTAACTGATGAACAGGCACTAAGTTCGGTCAGATTTGGATTTGGAAGATTGAACACAAAAGAAGAGATTGACTATGCTTCGCAAAAGGTCGTGGAAGCAATTAATAAACTAAGGGCTTTGAAAAAAACTAAATCGCAGAATTATAAACAAACTGTAATATCATAA
- a CDS encoding NADH-quinone oxidoreductase subunit N, whose translation MILPNLSANLQAILPEISLALTLVAIVVFDLIFIKSKKFLPFISLVGLIVTFSFVVVQFGHPKSAFSVSESFSLLSLDNFSSFFKILILITTAFIVLFSISSKEINSCPNRHGEYYALILGMVIGMFFMVSANDLILIYLSLELLSLSSYVLAGFVKTSVRNSEASLKYIIYGSASSGIMLFGISILYGITGSTNLHEISTILPTLTTDHLTFLISILMIFTGIGFKISIVPFHFWTPDVYEGAPISITAFLSVASKAAGFAVLIRFLQVTFTQELDKSGYWQMIPSLNWQMLLIVFSVITMTFGNFAALWQDNIKRMLAYSSIAHAGYLMLGVAVLSDQGLMAVLIYFAIYLFMNLGAFYVVMLIANKINSEEIDDYKGLGYSLPLLGTALGIFLVSLTGLPPTAGFIGKLYLFIALVDANMITVAIIALLNTVISLYYYIRVLKAMFLVKADKQVEINLSPLNYFVLTILSVPVLVLGIYFTPLVNIAKESVQLLGF comes from the coding sequence TTGATTTTACCAAACTTATCAGCAAATCTTCAGGCTATATTACCTGAAATTTCTTTAGCTCTGACATTAGTAGCAATAGTTGTATTTGATTTAATATTTATAAAAAGTAAAAAGTTTTTACCTTTTATTTCATTAGTTGGATTGATTGTTACTTTTAGTTTTGTTGTTGTTCAGTTTGGTCATCCAAAATCTGCTTTTTCAGTTTCTGAAAGTTTCTCTCTCTTATCACTGGATAATTTTTCATCATTCTTTAAGATTTTAATACTGATTACAACAGCTTTTATTGTCTTATTTTCAATATCATCGAAAGAAATAAATTCTTGTCCAAATCGCCATGGTGAGTATTATGCTTTGATATTAGGAATGGTAATTGGAATGTTCTTTATGGTTTCTGCTAATGATTTAATTCTCATATATCTTTCTTTGGAATTACTTTCATTATCATCTTATGTTCTTGCTGGATTTGTTAAAACTTCAGTTAGAAATAGTGAAGCCTCTCTTAAATACATAATCTATGGATCTGCATCATCGGGAATAATGTTATTTGGGATTTCTATTTTGTACGGAATTACTGGAAGCACAAATCTACACGAAATAAGTACAATACTTCCAACCCTTACAACTGATCATTTAACATTTTTAATTTCAATACTTATGATCTTTACCGGAATTGGATTTAAAATTTCAATTGTTCCATTCCATTTCTGGACACCAGATGTTTATGAAGGTGCACCGATTTCGATTACTGCATTCTTATCAGTTGCAAGTAAAGCTGCCGGTTTTGCTGTTCTCATTCGATTCCTACAAGTTACATTTACACAAGAACTTGATAAATCAGGTTACTGGCAAATGATACCTTCCTTAAATTGGCAAATGTTATTAATTGTTTTCTCAGTGATCACAATGACTTTTGGAAATTTTGCCGCTTTATGGCAAGATAATATTAAAAGAATGTTAGCCTATTCAAGTATCGCTCACGCTGGATATTTGATGTTAGGTGTTGCTGTTCTTTCAGACCAAGGCTTGATGGCTGTGTTAATTTACTTTGCAATTTATTTATTTATGAACCTTGGCGCTTTTTACGTTGTGATGTTAATTGCAAATAAAATTAATTCAGAAGAAATTGATGACTACAAAGGTTTGGGATATTCTCTTCCCTTGCTTGGAACTGCTTTAGGTATTTTCTTAGTATCATTAACTGGTCTGCCACCAACAGCAGGATTCATCGGTAAACTTTATCTCTTTATTGCTTTAGTTGATGCAAATATGATTACTGTAGCAATTATAGCTTTGTTAAATACTGTTATATCACTTTATTATTATATACGAGTACTAAAAGCAATGTTTCTAGTAAAAGCTGATAAACAAGTTGAAATAAATCTATCACCATTAAATTATTTCGTACTAACGATTCTTTCTGTTCCGGTTTTAGTTCTTGGTATTTACTTTACACCACTTGTAAATATTGCCAAAGAATCAGTTCAACTCCTAGGATTTTAA
- a CDS encoding NADH-quinone oxidoreductase subunit I: MKEYFGNIYSALATIFIGMKITFKHMFVPSVTIQYPEVKPQLPERERNRLYVNMDDCIGCDQCSRACPVSCIEIETTKSIPGEDLGKTSNGKKKALWVTNFTIDFAKCCYCQLCVFPCPTDCIYMTDVYEFSEWDRDKLIYDFATLTPDERQEKRDNLAKFNAEKEAEKLKAASEPKEPKSEIKKDQQEEK; the protein is encoded by the coding sequence ATGAAAGAATATTTCGGAAATATATACTCGGCACTTGCAACAATCTTTATTGGAATGAAGATTACATTTAAACATATGTTCGTTCCATCGGTTACAATTCAATACCCGGAAGTGAAACCTCAATTACCGGAAAGAGAACGTAACAGACTATATGTAAATATGGATGATTGTATTGGCTGTGATCAATGTTCAAGAGCTTGTCCTGTTAGTTGTATCGAAATTGAAACAACGAAATCCATTCCTGGTGAGGATCTTGGTAAAACATCAAACGGAAAAAAGAAAGCCCTTTGGGTTACAAACTTTACAATTGATTTTGCAAAATGCTGTTACTGCCAATTGTGCGTTTTCCCCTGCCCTACAGATTGTATTTATATGACAGATGTTTATGAATTTTCTGAATGGGATAGAGATAAATTGATTTATGATTTTGCTACTCTTACTCCAGACGAAAGACAGGAAAAAAGAGATAATCTTGCAAAATTTAATGCAGAAAAAGAAGCTGAAAAATTGAAGGCAGCGTCCGAGCCAAAAGAACCAAAATCTGAAATCAAAAAAGATCAGCAAGAGGAAAAATAA
- the nuoL gene encoding NADH-quinone oxidoreductase subunit L — MTENSIINISLAILFLPLLGFVVTLLLGKKVKSIYLFEVFIISAVLIASIVLAFNKLSYFIDDKIVSELEWFRLSDSIIIKLGFLLDNITVLMLFVVALISALVHYFSIAYMKGDERYNRYFAYLGIFTFSMNGIVLTNNILMMYIFWELVGLSSYLLIGFWFEKKSAADAGKKAFLVNRVGDLGMFAGILILFLTYNTFSFDTIFQSISAGKLPFNSDFWLSVTGILLFMGAIGKSAQFPLHVWLPDAMEGPTPVSALIHAATMVAAGVYLTIRIFGLLTADAMMFIAIIGMLSSFIPATIALTQNDIKKVLAYSTVSQLGYMVMALGVGAYKFAFFHLVTHAFFKACLFLGSGSVIHAMHHEQDIRNMGGLRKKLPLTYATFLIASLAISGIPLTSGFLSKDGILASSFAFGSLTGYWIFAIVGFLVALMTAFYMFRLIIITFHGEPRDHHKFEHAHESPFVMAMPLAVLAMLSIFIFYTPNPFSADQGWFFNKWINSPQLHSPNATRFDFMRSEIDEETHGVVEHNSSESSHGEITYSEKYTKAMHSAHYPAMFLSLFVAVAGIFTAFVFYQWKKVNVDKLTESIKPLYNFSLNKWYFDELYHKTFVAGLLGLSKIIYWFDSTIIDGIVNGSATVTRAVSTFIGGFDKYIVDGLVNLMAYISGFIGLILRRVQTGKVQTYIVLVIFSLIILLFLF; from the coding sequence ATGACAGAAAATAGTATAATAAATATTTCTCTAGCAATTTTATTTTTACCATTGCTTGGTTTTGTTGTTACTTTACTTCTTGGTAAAAAAGTTAAATCAATTTATTTGTTTGAAGTATTTATTATCTCTGCTGTTCTTATAGCCTCGATTGTACTTGCATTTAACAAGTTATCATATTTTATTGATGATAAAATTGTTTCTGAATTAGAATGGTTCAGACTGAGCGATTCAATTATAATTAAACTTGGATTTCTTTTAGACAACATAACTGTTTTGATGCTATTTGTTGTAGCATTGATAAGTGCACTTGTACATTATTTCTCAATCGCATATATGAAGGGCGATGAAAGATATAATCGTTACTTCGCCTATCTTGGAATATTCACTTTCTCGATGAACGGAATTGTACTTACCAATAACATTTTAATGATGTATATTTTCTGGGAGTTAGTTGGATTATCTTCTTATCTTTTAATTGGATTTTGGTTTGAGAAAAAATCTGCTGCTGATGCCGGAAAAAAAGCTTTCCTAGTAAATAGAGTTGGTGATCTTGGAATGTTCGCTGGAATATTAATTTTATTCCTTACTTACAACACATTTTCTTTTGATACAATTTTTCAATCAATCAGTGCAGGTAAACTTCCATTCAATTCTGATTTCTGGTTATCTGTAACAGGCATTTTATTATTCATGGGCGCAATCGGAAAATCTGCTCAGTTCCCTCTTCATGTTTGGTTACCAGATGCGATGGAAGGTCCGACACCAGTCAGCGCATTGATCCATGCTGCTACAATGGTTGCTGCGGGTGTTTATCTTACAATAAGGATTTTTGGGTTGCTAACGGCTGATGCAATGATGTTTATAGCAATAATTGGAATGTTATCGTCGTTTATTCCAGCAACTATAGCACTAACACAAAATGATATTAAAAAGGTGTTAGCATACTCAACCGTTTCTCAGTTGGGTTATATGGTTATGGCACTCGGAGTTGGCGCTTACAAATTTGCTTTTTTCCATCTTGTAACTCACGCATTTTTTAAAGCTTGTTTATTCCTTGGTTCGGGTTCTGTTATCCATGCAATGCACCACGAGCAAGATATTAGAAATATGGGTGGATTGAGAAAGAAGCTACCACTTACTTATGCAACATTTTTAATTGCTTCACTTGCTATTTCAGGAATTCCATTAACATCAGGATTTTTAAGTAAAGATGGAATTTTAGCTAGCTCATTTGCATTCGGGTCACTTACTGGTTATTGGATTTTTGCTATTGTTGGATTTTTAGTTGCTCTGATGACCGCCTTCTATATGTTCCGATTAATTATAATTACATTCCACGGTGAACCAAGAGATCATCACAAATTTGAACATGCACATGAATCTCCATTTGTAATGGCAATGCCTTTAGCTGTTTTAGCAATGTTGTCCATATTTATTTTTTATACACCTAATCCGTTCAGTGCTGATCAAGGTTGGTTTTTTAATAAGTGGATAAATAGTCCCCAATTACATTCTCCAAATGCAACACGTTTTGATTTTATGCGTTCTGAAATTGACGAAGAAACTCATGGTGTTGTTGAACATAATTCATCTGAATCATCTCACGGGGAGATTACATATTCCGAAAAATATACTAAAGCAATGCACTCAGCTCATTACCCTGCAATGTTCTTGTCCTTATTTGTAGCAGTTGCAGGAATATTTACTGCTTTCGTTTTCTATCAATGGAAAAAAGTAAACGTAGATAAACTAACTGAGTCTATTAAGCCTCTTTATAATTTTTCTCTTAACAAATGGTACTTTGATGAATTATATCATAAAACATTTGTTGCTGGTCTACTTGGATTAAGTAAAATCATTTACTGGTTTGATTCTACTATTATAGATGGAATTGTTAATGGATCTGCAACTGTAACAAGAGCAGTTTCCACATTTATAGGTGGGTTTGACAAATACATAGTTGATGGTCTTGTAAATTTAATGGCTTACATTAGTGGTTTTATTGGTTTGATTTTGCGAAGAGTACAAACCGGAAAAGTTCAGACATACATTGTACTCGTAATATTTTCGTTAATTATTTTGCTCTTTTTATTCTAA
- the nuoH gene encoding NADH-quinone oxidoreductase subunit NuoH produces MMYDFLVDLFGNSVIADIIAGTIQSLLPLFAFILPFALFAVYLERKVSAHMQDRLGPMRVGWHGWKQTIADILKLIQKEDIVAKDNDKLLFNLAPIIVFAGSYAAFAAIPFTSIFIGTEIDLGIFYIVAVTGIVVAGILMAGWASNNKYSLLGSMRSVAQIVSYEIPTMLVLLSLVMISGSMSLHTLSEQQTGYAWNWYIFGGPGSALSKFLLIPFMFIGFLIIYISTLAEVNRTPFDIPEAESELVSGYHTEYSGMKFAMFFLAEYANMFAVSAIVVALFLGGYQSPIGYLGDLIGAHWMIPIEQFSWFTIKGVFFVFVQMWLRWTLPRVRVDQLMTICWKYLIPIAFVNLIIIGLITLL; encoded by the coding sequence ATGATGTATGATTTCTTAGTTGATCTTTTTGGCAACTCAGTGATTGCAGATATAATTGCAGGAACAATACAAAGTTTACTTCCTTTATTTGCATTCATTTTACCTTTCGCATTATTCGCAGTTTATCTTGAAAGAAAAGTTTCTGCACATATGCAGGATAGACTTGGACCAATGCGAGTCGGCTGGCACGGATGGAAACAAACAATTGCAGATATTTTAAAGCTTATTCAAAAAGAAGATATTGTAGCAAAAGATAATGACAAGTTGTTATTTAATCTTGCTCCGATAATAGTCTTTGCTGGTAGTTATGCCGCTTTTGCTGCAATTCCGTTCACGAGCATTTTTATAGGAACTGAGATTGATCTTGGTATTTTTTATATAGTTGCCGTAACTGGAATTGTTGTGGCAGGAATTTTAATGGCTGGCTGGGCATCAAATAATAAATATTCCCTGCTAGGTTCAATGCGATCAGTTGCGCAGATTGTTAGTTACGAAATTCCAACAATGTTAGTGCTTTTAAGCTTAGTTATGATTAGTGGATCAATGAGCTTACACACATTAAGTGAACAGCAAACCGGATATGCCTGGAACTGGTATATCTTTGGCGGACCTGGATCTGCATTATCAAAGTTTTTATTAATACCATTTATGTTCATTGGTTTTTTAATTATTTATATAAGCACACTTGCGGAAGTAAACAGAACACCTTTTGATATTCCTGAAGCAGAATCTGAACTTGTTTCAGGTTACCATACAGAATATTCAGGAATGAAATTCGCAATGTTCTTTTTAGCAGAGTATGCAAATATGTTTGCGGTTTCTGCAATTGTAGTTGCATTGTTTTTAGGCGGATACCAATCCCCTATAGGATATTTGGGTGATTTGATTGGCGCACATTGGATGATACCTATCGAACAATTTTCTTGGTTTACCATAAAAGGTGTATTTTTTGTTTTTGTTCAGATGTGGTTAAGATGGACTTTACCAAGAGTACGCGTTGACCAGTTAATGACAATTTGTTGGAAGTATTTAATTCCAATTGCATTTGTTAATCTTATAATAATCGGATTGATTACACTTTTATAA
- a CDS encoding Rrf2 family transcriptional regulator, with translation MLKLSKKSEYALMAARYMAIKNHGSAVTAKEIADNYKISFELVAKVLQNLAKNNIAISYQGVKGGYTLKKNPFEISLIDLIKAVEPNYQITECLIINSEKDDCSYLDCCKIRDPLIEVQKKIDKVFYETKLAHII, from the coding sequence ATGCTTAAACTATCAAAAAAATCAGAATATGCACTAATGGCAGCTAGATATATGGCAATTAAAAACCATGGAAGTGCTGTTACTGCAAAAGAAATTGCGGATAATTACAAAATTTCGTTTGAATTAGTCGCCAAAGTTTTGCAGAATTTAGCCAAAAATAATATTGCAATATCTTACCAAGGCGTTAAAGGTGGTTATACGCTTAAGAAAAATCCATTTGAAATTTCTTTAATTGATTTAATAAAAGCTGTTGAACCCAACTATCAAATTACCGAGTGTTTAATTATTAATTCTGAAAAAGATGATTGTTCATATTTGGACTGCTGTAAAATTCGTGATCCATTGATTGAAGTTCAGAAAAAGATTGATAAAGTATTTTATGAAACTAAGTTAGCTCATATTATATAA
- the nuoK gene encoding NADH-quinone oxidoreductase subunit NuoK — protein sequence MIEVGLNHFLVVSTFLFSMGIYAIVTRKNAIMVLMGVELILNSANINFIAFSRFGNFGLQGHLIALFVIVLAAAEAAIALAIVLNIYKTLSTVNIDEIDSLKD from the coding sequence ATGATTGAAGTTGGATTAAATCACTTTTTGGTTGTAAGCACATTTCTTTTTTCAATGGGAATTTACGCTATCGTTACAAGAAAAAATGCAATTATGGTTTTAATGGGCGTTGAGTTAATTCTTAATTCCGCAAATATAAATTTTATAGCATTTTCACGTTTTGGCAATTTTGGATTGCAAGGACATTTAATTGCACTTTTTGTAATTGTACTTGCTGCAGCAGAAGCCGCTATAGCATTAGCCATAGTTTTGAATATATATAAAACTCTATCAACTGTAAACATAGACGAAATTGATAGTTTGAAAGATTAG
- a CDS encoding NADH-quinone oxidoreductase subunit J, whose amino-acid sequence MNLYDLIFYLFAAITVVSAFFVVTNRNIVYSAFFLLFTFFGVAGIYVLLGADFVAIVQLIVYVGGILILLLFGVMLTNKITNVEIKTGTINIYPAVIGVGLLSGSLLAALITSKWKTFPTEAPLPTTASLGTILLQQYALVFELLGIILLIALIGAASIARRET is encoded by the coding sequence GTGAACCTTTACGATTTAATATTTTACTTGTTCGCTGCTATAACGGTTGTATCGGCATTCTTTGTAGTTACAAACAGAAACATTGTTTACTCTGCATTTTTCTTGTTGTTTACTTTTTTTGGTGTTGCTGGAATTTATGTTTTGCTCGGTGCTGATTTTGTAGCAATTGTTCAACTTATTGTTTATGTGGGTGGAATATTAATTTTATTACTTTTTGGTGTGATGTTAACTAACAAGATTACTAATGTTGAAATTAAAACTGGGACAATAAATATTTATCCTGCTGTAATTGGTGTCGGATTACTTTCAGGATCATTATTGGCAGCTTTGATAACTTCAAAATGGAAAACATTTCCTACAGAAGCTCCCTTACCCACAACAGCCTCATTAGGCACAATTCTTTTACAACAATACGCTCTTGTATTTGAATTATTAGGAATTATTCTTTTGATTGCACTGATAGGTGCAGCATCGATTGCGAGAAGAGAAACATGA
- a CDS encoding superoxide dismutase, with product MAKFELPQLPYSYDALEPYIDKMTMEIHYTKHHNGYVTNLNKAVEGTESEGRSLYDMFGMISKLPAAIRNNGGGHWNHSLFWTLMKQNGGGKPDGKVADAINSAFGSFEEFKAKFSAAGATRFGSGWAWLLVQDGKLVVSSTPNQDNPLMDVAEVKGTPILGLDVWEHAYYLKYQNKRPDYIENWWNVVNWDKVNELFSKA from the coding sequence ATGGCAAAATTTGAATTGCCCCAATTACCATATTCATACGATGCATTGGAACCATACATCGATAAAATGACTATGGAGATCCACTACACTAAACATCACAACGGTTATGTTACTAACCTTAATAAAGCGGTTGAAGGGACTGAGAGCGAAGGAAGATCTTTGTACGATATGTTTGGAATGATTTCTAAACTTCCTGCTGCAATCAGAAATAATGGCGGTGGACATTGGAATCACTCATTATTCTGGACTTTAATGAAACAAAACGGCGGCGGAAAACCAGATGGTAAAGTTGCCGATGCAATAAACTCAGCTTTCGGTTCCTTTGAAGAGTTTAAAGCAAAGTTTAGCGCTGCCGGCGCAACAAGATTCGGTTCCGGTTGGGCTTGGTTATTAGTTCAAGATGGTAAACTGGTCGTTAGTTCAACACCAAATCAGGATAATCCTTTGATGGATGTTGCTGAAGTAAAAGGAACTCCGATTCTTGGATTAGATGTTTGGGAGCACGCATATTATCTCAAATATCAGAACAAACGACCTGACTACATAGAAAACTGGTGGAATGTTGTTAATTGGGATAAAGTTAACGAATTGTTTTCTAAAGCTTAG
- a CDS encoding NADH-quinone oxidoreductase subunit M — translation MNNFPILSLLTFLPILGMIIVLALPKKQELSIKVTTLIVTVIQIVLSIILLMNFNYAAGGINDASSFQFIEKFRWIDIPGFAWIGKIKIDYFLGVDGLSTPLVLLTAIVTFIATLSSWTINKSVKGYFAMFLLLNTGMMGVFVSLDFFLFYIFWELMLLPMYFLIGIWGGPRREYAAIKFFLYTLLGSIFILLVMIGLYFSSMETLADGTRVFTFNLLELMNHSNYTTTGILSPLNPNNLRFIAYIGLFIGFAIKIPMFPFHTWLPDAHVEAPTAISVILAGVLLKMGTYGILRVSYPIFPELTYQLSWYIALFGMINIIYGALAAMAQKDFKKLIAYSSVSHMGFVMLGMASLNTMGISGAILQMFNHGTITAMLFLIVGVIYDRAHTRDLDSFGGLGKQMPIYTGFVTVAFFAAIGLPGLSGFISEALVFLGGFGNETTRIIAVISTLGILLGAAYMLWTLQRVYLGSLNEKWKDLTDLTTREYFMLVPLTLIVIYLGVNPSPMLNLMNASANAMVKFISDAQGIYSSINAF, via the coding sequence ATGAATAATTTTCCTATACTATCATTATTAACATTCCTTCCAATATTGGGAATGATAATCGTTTTAGCTCTTCCTAAAAAGCAAGAGCTGTCAATCAAGGTTACCACACTCATTGTAACGGTAATACAAATTGTTTTATCAATAATATTGTTGATGAATTTTAATTATGCTGCCGGAGGAATAAACGATGCAAGTTCTTTTCAATTTATAGAAAAATTTAGATGGATTGATATTCCCGGCTTTGCCTGGATTGGAAAAATTAAAATAGATTATTTTCTAGGTGTAGATGGTTTAAGCACTCCACTTGTACTTTTAACTGCCATTGTAACTTTCATTGCAACTTTATCTTCCTGGACCATTAACAAATCGGTTAAAGGTTATTTTGCAATGTTCTTGCTTTTGAATACTGGAATGATGGGAGTTTTTGTTTCACTTGATTTCTTCCTGTTTTATATTTTTTGGGAATTGATGTTACTTCCAATGTACTTTTTAATTGGTATTTGGGGCGGACCAAGGAGAGAATACGCAGCAATTAAATTTTTCTTATATACATTACTCGGAAGTATTTTTATTCTTTTAGTTATGATTGGATTGTACTTCAGTTCTATGGAAACACTTGCAGATGGAACAAGAGTGTTTACATTTAACTTGTTAGAATTGATGAATCATTCTAACTACACGACTACTGGAATACTATCACCCTTAAATCCAAACAATTTAAGGTTTATAGCATACATTGGATTGTTTATCGGCTTCGCTATTAAGATACCAATGTTCCCTTTTCACACTTGGTTACCTGACGCACACGTTGAAGCTCCAACGGCAATAAGCGTTATCCTTGCCGGTGTATTATTGAAGATGGGAACTTACGGAATACTTAGAGTTTCCTATCCGATATTTCCGGAACTAACATATCAATTAAGCTGGTACATTGCTCTCTTTGGTATGATAAATATTATATACGGCGCACTTGCAGCAATGGCCCAAAAAGACTTTAAAAAACTTATTGCTTATTCTTCCGTTTCGCATATGGGATTTGTAATGCTTGGTATGGCATCATTAAATACTATGGGAATATCCGGTGCTATACTTCAGATGTTTAATCACGGTACAATCACTGCAATGCTCTTCCTTATAGTTGGAGTTATCTATGATCGTGCTCATACAAGAGATTTAGATTCATTCGGTGGATTAGGAAAACAAATGCCAATTTACACAGGATTTGTTACAGTTGCTTTCTTTGCAGCTATCGGTTTGCCCGGTTTAAGCGGATTCATCTCTGAAGCATTAGTTTTCTTAGGTGGATTTGGAAACGAAACTACAAGAATTATAGCTGTTATTTCAACTCTCGGTATTTTATTGGGTGCAGCTTATATGTTGTGGACATTACAAAGAGTATATCTAGGATCATTAAATGAAAAATGGAAAGATTTAACAGATCTAACAACACGCGAATATTTTATGCTTGTTCCTTTGACTTTAATTGTGATTTATCTTGGTGTTAATCCATCACCTATGCTTAATCTTATGAATGCATCCGCAAATGCAATGGTTAAGTTTATTAGTGACGCTCAAGGAATTTATAGTTCAATAAATGCGTTTTAA
- the erpA gene encoding iron-sulfur cluster insertion protein ErpA, whose translation MSNTQIESEISITDKAVKEIKRIMDENKITQEFGLRIGVKGGGCSGLTYTLGFDPENREGDSIIEQDGVKLFVDGKSLFYLSGTQLDFSDGLNGKGFIFNNPNATKSCGCGESFGV comes from the coding sequence ATGAGCAACACACAAATTGAATCTGAAATAAGTATAACAGATAAAGCGGTTAAAGAAATTAAACGCATAATGGATGAGAATAAAATAACACAAGAATTTGGATTAAGAATCGGTGTTAAGGGCGGTGGATGTTCCGGATTAACTTATACATTAGGTTTTGATCCAGAAAATCGCGAAGGTGATTCAATAATTGAACAAGATGGTGTAAAACTTTTTGTTGATGGTAAGAGTCTTTTTTATTTATCCGGAACTCAATTAGATTTTTCAGACGGATTAAATGGAAAAGGGTTTATTTTTAATAATCCGAACGCAACTAAAAGTTGCGGTTGTGGTGAGTCTTTTGGTGTTTAA